catgtaaaataaagtagtaaaaaaataaatgaaaaatccactgaaaataggagATTTCTGTTgacaatctgtgatatgtaacaacagtattccagcatttatcttatgaagaaacagtaaatataattatgcatacaaaaatgttaaattagaccaaatatttcacatttgatATTGCGGTCTTCACGATAAGCTAATCGTATTCTTTCAAATCGCGATTTCGATTTGAAAATGATTACTCGTTCAGCCATAATACATATTACATGACCTTTATTAGCAGATGGAGTTTGCGCAGTGGTCGTGAAATTGTTcaaatttctatttttttaagaATGTGTGTCATATACTGCATGAAGATCATGTGATATGATCAAAAGATCCAGATGAGCCACTAAACATAATTTGTGGTGCAATTATTTAGTAAACTGTCTGTGTCGAAGGTCAAGAATTACATTTTGACgtgttgcctatttacacaacCAGCAGCtctgtttttttcaatgttaatgtaaaaatataacAGATTAGTACAGCTTAAAACTCAACTATGTGAATGTGGGCATCATCTCAATCTTTTAGCTTTTGTTCCCTCAGACATGGATTCCCAGGTTGTGGCAGTCATCTTAGTGAGCCTTGTGCCTCTGCTGGTTATGGCTGTTGTCGTCATCACTTCTTTCTACTGTTATCGGGTCTATCGCCAGCGGCAAGCCCGCTCCAGACGCAAGAGGGGTCTTCCACTGGACTTCAGTGATGCTCACGCCATCATGATAGACAACGAAGGTTCCGACAGTAGCTCCACGCACGCCAACAACCTCAACCACAACACAGAGCCGCTGCCCATTGAACTGGATGTTCAGGTTGGAAAAGGACGCTTTGCAGAAGTTTACAAAGCCAAGCTTAAGCAGGGCTCTTCAGTCAGCGAGGAGCAAGGCTTTGAGACAGTGGCTGTTAAGATTTTCCAGTACGAAGAGTACGCCTCCTGGAAGAACGAGAAGGAAATTTTCTCAGACGCAGACTTGAGACATGAAAATGTGCTTCACTTCCTGACAGCAGAGGACAGGAAGGTGCAGAGACAGTGCTGGCTGATCACAGCCTACCATCCAAGAGGAAACCTCCAAGAGTTCTTGATCCACCACATCATCAGCTGGCACGACCTGTGGCTGCTGGGGGGTTCGCTAGCATGTGGAGTGGCGCACCTTCACAGTGACCACACCCCCTGCGGTCGCTACAAGGTGCCTATCGCACACAGGGACATTAAGAGCTCCAACATACTCGTGAAAAGCGACCTGACCTGCTGCCTGTGTGACTTTGGCCTCGCCCTCCGCCTGGACAACGCTCTGTCTGTGGACGAGCTGGCCAACAGTGGGCAGGTAAAGCCTTCTAATCCtaaatttggggattttatttagttttgctTGGCTTTTTTGGTCCTctcagagatttaaaaaaaaaatcatctcctTATAATTTGCGCAGACCAGAGACTCTGACTCAAGTTTGAGACTGGGACTTGAGTCGCTCTAAGACTTCAGACTCAACTCAGACTCGAGATGCGGGAATTGtgaacaatctttatttttagaAAACGTCCGATGAGCTGAATGTTATTCCCCTCCCTGTGTAACCTATAAACTGCCTACGCAATGCGTAACATATCTGTGCAGGGCCACACGTGAAAGAGGGCAACAAACATGTTGACCGCACCGCGAGCTGCTGTGCCGTTCATCATAagctttggctttaaaaactTAAAGAGAGGAGCTAAATGCAAAATGTGTGGTATCAAGATAAAGTGTTCTGGCTCAACCTCTAGATCTAATTTTATCATGCACCTGAAAACGCACACTGATAAGATAGCTAACATGTTTAGCTCAGCATTGGCCATCTAACGTTAACTTGCTTCTTGCTTTAGCTACGACGTACGGGAAGTTAACTCCGTCAGTTGTTTGCTAGATGTTATTACATATAGCTATGCATTATTataagcagcctggatgaactcagcaggtgatacaacacacattataaccacgagagacttgagacttgacttggactctagctcaaagacttgagacgtGACTTGAActctagctcaaagacttgagacgtGACTTGAACTCTAGCTCAGTgacttgtgagcatctctgGCGCAGACGCACCAGACACAGGCCATTCCAGGCCCTGCCAAAACATTTCTTTGAAGATATTTATCAGACCTTGAACAGAGCCGTGCTTTCAATCACACTTTTCATTTCTGATCCTCATCACACAGGGACTCCATCTCTAAATATTTGGCACCCTCTATATATTGGCCCCAGATGGATAATGCTGATAGAAATAGTGTTGTAAGTGTTCTGAGGTGGACGTTTTATAATAGTCACAAGCAAAACAGGCTTGATTGATTCTTAATGGACTCATTATGCTGATGTAATAGGCCAGAGTCGTATTAGACTCTGTTATGAAAATGACTCATTATAAAAAGGCCTCACCCTTAACTGCACAGCACACCTAATGCATTGTAATGCCCTTAATGCATTTGGTGGAAGCGCCAGTGAACACATTTTCCGAGGTGGTAATTATGTGAGGACAAGCAACGTGTTGTTGAGCACCGAGCTACCTTTTGTTTTTCCAATTATTTTATAAATCAAACACGTTTTTAATTCAGATAAATGGGATGCGACAGCTTACTACAGCACAAAATAACTACCTGTCACTTGATTAATGCTGGTAAATAATTCTTACTGCTAAGATGGTCTACATAGCTAGGCTTTTTCAACTAATCAACTCCTCTGTGGTATTATGGACTGTAATGACGTAGACATCTTTTTCACCCTGTTTTCTCTCAGGTGGGTACAGCCAGGTACATGGCCCCGGAGGTCTTGGAGTCTAGAATCAACCTAGAAAACATTGAGTCTTTCAAACAGGCTGATGTTTACTCCATGGCTCTTGTACTGTGGGAGATGATCTCCAGGTGTAACGCAATTGGAGGTAAGATATGATCAGACACACATGATTGTAGGATAAAATGCTGGTCATTGTCTCCTCTAATTCTCAACAGGAAAGCGAatgagcatatttcccaaaatgttgaactattcctttgatTATATTCCCCTTTCCTGCCCTCAGGACCCACctcagtgttttgtgtgtgtttatggtgATCAAGTGTGTTTTGTGGACACCTGCCTTAAACATGATACAATAGCATTAGTCTATATTctcgatgttccacttctgggattgctccaatGCCgtaggaaattctgccggatgcatgtcttttctccAATGagcgtttccttccgctttctttgtgttggaattttaaactctggtggatttatgaggactgtggttgactgctcctcagattgctgcatggtaaattgagacagctagctagactatctgtccaatctgagttttctctcgtaCGACTAATACAACTtttgaatagggttgggtatcgtttgaattttaacgattctgattccgaTTCCTTGTTTCGATTCCGGTTCctaacgattctcgattccgattcttttaAGAGGCAGGGTCAAAAAAGTTTaggatattttaaatgagctaGCTAACCAATGGTCTTTCTGAAGGAAATAGTCTGACCATCTCCATCAATTTTAATTCTATGAACTTTTTATGAACTTTACTATGAATTTCTCACAGGGCTGTTTTCAACTACAATATAAATATCAAATCTATGAACttgaatataaatattataaattatGAATATATTTTCACAGGGGTACACTTTCCTCAAGAGagctttatttttgaaaacctcatgaaaacacatttacacatgagTGTATGATGCTGCAGGTACTTAAACATGTTACCGTGCTCCCACTGATGGGCTAACCTGGTGCAGAATAGCAAATAAACAATAAGAAACAACTTGTAAAACCCAGTCCAGATTAGCAGCAGGTACAGTATAAAATCAGAAACAGTTGTTATTTGACCATATCTGCCTTCTCAGGCAGGATGCGTGAGCCTTCTGGACAGATAGTATCTCCTGCTGTGGagaaaacacagaacacagagtcGTGGAGTCACCAGCCTGGCTAACGTTCGCAATCTCAGGTCGTAAATTGTCTATGAAAAAATACATGGGCTAATTTGTTAGCTGCCTCAATGTTGGTGCAAGacattatttattgtatatgtattgttttactTACCGGATTCGGACTGCAGTGCAGTCACTGCGGTGCCAGGCTGGGGTTGGAgccagagccagaaccagaggaAGAGGCAGCGGAGGACGGTCGGCGCAGCGCGTCAAAGACGGGGCACACATTTATTTCTACTCCATGAACTCGGAGGTGCTTTATCATGTTCGATGTGCACCCTCCTATGCACGAAACAATCTTGTCGCAAATGTTGCATTTTGCCGAGATTTCGTTCTGTTTAGAAAAGTGAAGCCACACTTTGAACCGCCGACGCACGCTATCCATGTTCGACTCGCGTGTTCAGCGGTTTCTTCTTCTGGTCGGCGGACTGTGAATCGAAACTAGGAATTGAAATTTAAACTTTTGAACGAGTCCGGGAAAATCGCAAAGCTAGTCCCGGttccaatcaatactcgatactCGATACCCaatacttttgaacgtacacgttccaccaatacaagttccttcccgatgTTATTTTGCAGCgacgcccatgacgattgtgattggtttaaagaaatgccaataaaccagagcacgtttttctcccatcccggaatgctgtgtggactagccagagccTCGtatgcagcgctgtggaggaaggtctggcaaagcgagactacaatAGCATGGACACACAGTAAAGTTAATAGTAGACATAActctgtttttcctttttagaGATTAGCTGAGTGTAAAGGAAATCAATAGAAGCACTGATTGATGAATTTCCCTTTGTGGCCTGTGTGAATATCCTCAGAAatactgtaaaaagaaaaattgcCTCCACAGTTCACATGACCTCTAAGGAATATGAGCACATTGATGGCTTTACCAATTAGGAGCGCAGTGAGCAACTCCACCTCCACCAAGTTCACTCACCACATGTGTGACATAGTGCGACAGGACTTAATCGTGTGTCTTCAACGACCCATTTATCACTGTGGGAACAAAATCTAAAAGTTTCAAGCACACAATCCATCTTGTAGAAGTCTCAAGGATCAGCTTTCACATTACTAATGTACCGTTACTTATGTTTGTCATTCTGTAGCAAAAACAAGGCCAGGATATGTGCAAATAATAGAAATGGGTGATTATCTAAAGGCAAACCACAGGGCAGTATTTCATGTCGACATTCAGTTGTTTGTTTTCACTTCCCTTTAGTGTCTCTGTGGTCCAGTTTGTTTCTGTGACTGCTCCTGTCTCCATTGTGTCAGAGCAATGATTGAAAGCCGGGTATGGGCATGAACGCTTCTACTTTGGCGTTTTCCTGTTTTGCCCCCACGGTTACCCCTGGGGGCCCTCCTTAAAGTGTACTGCGCAGTTAGGCTGCACAAGAGTCCTCTGAAGAAAAATATGGGCCAGAGTGACCCACAATCCCCCTTGCTTTTCTTTCCCAACAGCAAGAATATATGTGCCCTGTGGGTACaccttttaaaagaaaatagactATTTCCTGTTATGCAAAGAACACAGTCCCCAAGACAAGCGGTTGATGCGGATGAAGTTGTTAGTAGGGGTGTCTCCTTTTATATGAAGATGTTTTGCGGCTTGACATTAAGTTTTATTCATCACAGTCATCCTCCTCCACTCATTTCATTTAGTTGTGAGTCTTTCATTCCCTTTACAGTTATTTAGAACTCGACAAAAAAACACTGTACATGGCAGCAAACATTATTTTAGACCCACATTTTTCTGAATGTCCTTGCACAGAAACTTTCTCGacatttttctgtctctttcttcctACCCCTAGGCAGGTGAGGCAGCAGTTAATTACTCTCCCTCTGCACAGAAACACTGTAGACAGCCATCTAGCTTTACTCATGccgacacagacagacagggaggacaGGCTGGCGCAGATTTACTGGAGGGAAGGGAAGCAGAGGGGTTCCCGTCCCACCCCTGGACAAGAATAGAGACAAAAGATAGAAGCAGCTGGAATAGTTCACGTTTTTCTGTACATCTCTATCCACTTTCCCAGACTTGGCATGTCTTCGAGACAAGCAGAGAGCTGAAATCTGTAGTTCATTAAGGCCAAAAGCCAAGGAGACGTTCTCATGCTGAAAGGGTTGTACAAACACAGCCAGCCTCCTACCTTGATAGCCCATGAGGAAGGTGGAAAGAATAAATTGCGTAAATAAGAGACAGTAATTTGGTTTTGCTCCACTAGCAGCTAAGAAATCTCCTTGTGTATTGTATGCTGGCAGAGATCCGGTATTGATTCTGGAATTGGAGCACCATGAGAGTGAAACTGATGTGTTTACAGAGTGCACTAAAAGAGTTTCATGCTTTCACGCTGCTGGCCTCTTTTGTCCCTGGAGGTCGTGAGTCACTAATGACACCCTGAAAACTCACCTCCTTTGAGACAAAATATGAACATGTGTGGACATGCACAGAAATTCAGAGTGACACATCCCAGGGCATCATTATAAAGGCTGAGGTGAAGCCCTGGTTTCCTCTCATCTCTGATGCCTCccgactgtgtgtttgtgaaagacTGATGTCTGATTAGCATTGTGCGTCTCAGTGGCAGGCAGCCACTCTGTCACTGTTCCTGGGGGCTGTGGTCTGATCTTATATATGCCAGGTGAGAAGAACACAGCCGTCTGTCGACAGTGCCAGTCAGCCAGCCATGAGCCATCACTTTGCTTTCTTTATCTTCCAAGACTATGAAGACCGAGGAAGAGTTAGAGTGAGAGGGAAACCGAGAGATCAACACACCTCGGAGAGAAGGAAAATCTGGATTCAAGGCTCAGgccttttttttatctctgccTCTGTTCCCTAAAAATGTCTCTCCTGTATAATTTAGCTCGTCCAGATTTAGGGCTTGGAAAGACTATGAGGGCGTTCCACAGGCGGGTGGGGCTACGTAGGGGGATAATAGTGGAGTGGTGTTGAATGTGGAGCTGCAGACGGAGAAATGCCTTTAGTCCCTAGAGGGAGAGGTTGGGCTAgactggagaggaggagaggttagggCAGCTGCTCTCCAGATGTCAGAACATCAACTCCTCCAGGACTGGAGGGCCTGatggtcctgtgtgtgtgtttgtgtggggtcCACCATAATCCACATTTTGGGACAAATCTAAACAACTTGATTGTGGATGAATTAGGGACAAATTGTGTGTGCCAATTTGGTTTCACTGAAGTTGCATCCAGTGTGAGCTAAAATAGTTTTTTGGTCTTCTTTAATAATGGTAAGGTAAAGGTTAGTGGCATGTATCAGCTATAGTTAATGGTAGGGTAAGCCTCCAGGCTAAGTCAATGCCATATGTACAAACGTAAGCTCTGTTAACGTGTAATGCACATGTATACATCTGTACTAAATGACTTTAACAACCTGTGAGGAACACAAAACAAGTGTCACAGCCACCGCAGCCTAATGAAAACCAGCAGAGGCGGCTGGGAGTGGATTAGTCGAGCTGTTGTTGAAGACTCAGACTCATTTCGGGAAACGGACAATGTTATTGTGATCACATTACCCATTTATTTCCAAGCACATGTTGAAACTCTGTGTggatctgtgttttttttgcaatatttatgtatttaggTGACAggattctctttttttttagcatcaTGCCTTGTTGAGCGTAATTAGACAAACAATATTAACTTCTTTGGGCAGCAGCACAAGAATATCAAACAAAATATCAGATGCTGGTTTGGATTATGCTCACTCTCCACTTTGCTGTATCAATTTAATGGTttgtgtttctctttctttttgttttggtcCTGTTTGGTGCGCTAGTGCAGTTTGACTATTAATATCTAAACATATACGTCTATGTGCTTGGGCAATAATCAAAACAGCATCAGTGCAGCATGTGGTCATTCCCTGTAAGACATGAAAGAGGCCATATAGTCATTAGCTTTGGAAACATGGCTTTGCTGTCATGGATGTATATCACAAGGGTGACCTTCATTGAGAAGTAACCCccagtctgcagtgtgtgaTTCAACTTAGTTTCTTTTGGCTGCAGATTCTCAGACAGTTTCTACAGGAATGGCTGACAACTGGCATGGAAAATAGACATTAAAgcctaactctcgccaaaatgcaacctagggtctttttgtgaatgtcaaactttcgtttaaaagcaaaattaggacggaagcgcaacttttaagattgaccgtattttcgttttcggtcaaatggccttttgaatgggagtgctaggggcactactatgatcgcatcaaaatcactatttttaaacactaagaaggctcgacacaacatgaaactttgctcgaagtatgaccaggggctctacacatgagcTCGatcattgagaacattgtttgtgtacacagagttcaCTGAAAAGAAAGGTTCAcaacaactcactttagcagttggttTTTCCGCTCGCCGCCATCTTGCCAGTTTGGAGCTTGCCATTTTAGTATTGTTTCAttctttttcaactacaaggtcaatattgtttttcactaacgacaaaacaacaaattatctttCATATCATATTAATtctatggaactaagctttaggagctttccatctttactctcctccctgttacgttgcattcggagatcgactatttttgactggcaagatggcggcGAGCAGAAAAACCAACTGCTActgtgagttgttaaaacctttctttttagtaatctctgtgtacacaaacaatgttctcaatgctggagttcatgtgtagagaccctggtcatacttcgagcaaagtttcatgttgtgtcgagccttcttagtgtttaaaaatagtgattttgatgcgatcacagtagtgcccctagcactcccattcaaaaggccatttgaccgaaaacaaaaatacggtaaatctcaaaagtggcgcttctgtcctaattatgcttttaaacgaaagtttgactcaggtacattcacaaaaagaccctaggttgcattttggcgagagttacgctttaaggatGAAATATGTGCTTGCTTTGCAAAAATTTACATCACTACATGTCAGCTGTTGTAGAAGACATAGTGTAAGTTCCTCATTGTTGCTGTGCTGAACTTGTTATATTGCTTTGCAGAAATCTCGTCAATATGCAGTGTGTGACTTTTTGCAAACCACAGCACTCCTCGCTTGccctgtgttgtgttttcaataGCCTTTGCTAGTTCAGAGTTTAATTTCAGGttggcttgaaaaaaaacaaaaaacatctttCCCTTTTAGAGCAGGGTTGGCCAATCTTTCCATCCTGGAATACACACTTCTGTTTACACTGCAAAGTACTCACTAGTATGATTCATATATTTTGGACCCATTGTTTGGAGTTGAACACATAAACATGTTTGCCCAAAAGTTTACAAAGTGGATTTGCAGTTCAGAACACAGTTATACACTTCCTTGGACCtgtcaaaacaaaaataagcaactgtctcctttttttttatattgactGATGGTTGGGTGGGGCCATGTTTAAGCTTTAATGCCAAaccagagggaaaaaaaattaaaaaggaagtttcAACCTCTGAAAAAGTCCTCTGTTTCTCTAGTCTGTGTCCCAGAAACCACCAATCCCTGTTTGTGGTCATCATAACTTCCAGTCAGCttctttttaaaagaaaagttttGAAAGAGTGAAATGAGACCTTCATCTCATCCTACAAGCGGTATACTAAGAAGTGGATGGTCTATTCCAGTCAACACTTTAGCGGATAGTTGAACATTACTTTCATTCATTAAATTTTGGTAtatagtggccgggttggaacagtgggtagagcaggcgcacgtgTACTTAGAGGTtaatgcctcgacgcagaggtccagggttcgaatccgacctgtgacgatttcctgcacgtcttccccctctctctctatctcccctttctcatctagctgtcctgtcaaataaaggcagaaaagcccacaaaataatcttaaaaaaaaaaaaatgttggcatATATAATAGTCTGTATACGAGATGTGTCAGTTCACTTGCAGGAACGACATGTTGGCCTCCAGAGCTGGCTGGCACTGCTTTGTTCCAGTGATGTAAACTCAGAGTGACAGATTTACATACGGGACAATGCAGGACAAATCTGCAATGTGCCTTTCATTCAGTTTATGTTTTGCAGTCTGTGTGTATTTAGAGCCAGATATAGTGTTTTGTAGAACCAGCTTATTGCACAATCAGTGACTGGGACTGCCTTGTAGGTGTCTGTAATGGAGAGCTCAAAAACGAGCAAGTCCAGCTTTAGGTTTGTATGCACGCttagaaaaaagaaatgataactaaagaaacaacagaaacaggTTCTACTACAAGAAAATGTAGACGCAGTACCCAAATACTGACAAATACTACCAATTGCAGGGGACTAATCACAAGCAGTTACTCTGCTGTATGCCTATACTGTCTATTTCATAGCATATTTTATGACACTAGATAGCAGCTATAGCATCATTGTAAGATGTATCACTGTTActctgtattttttgt
The Sander lucioperca isolate FBNREF2018 chromosome 14, SLUC_FBN_1.2, whole genome shotgun sequence genome window above contains:
- the LOC116047287 gene encoding TGF-beta receptor type-2 isoform X1 encodes the protein MELLRFSAFWCGAILFGSIQLEEAEASIMKPRRLCKFCDVRATSCTGKGSCKVECDITSICPNDDDVCVSIWRKKDDNFTFDTVCHNRSQKLYGLSLEDYNNTKCEMKERKGMGSQFFICSCSEDECNEHIFFNSYMDSQVVAVILVSLVPLLVMAVVVITSFYCYRVYRQRQARSRRKRGLPLDFSDAHAIMIDNEGSDSSSTHANNLNHNTEPLPIELDVQVGKGRFAEVYKAKLKQGSSVSEEQGFETVAVKIFQYEEYASWKNEKEIFSDADLRHENVLHFLTAEDRKVQRQCWLITAYHPRGNLQEFLIHHIISWHDLWLLGGSLACGVAHLHSDHTPCGRYKVPIAHRDIKSSNILVKSDLTCCLCDFGLALRLDNALSVDELANSGQVGTARYMAPEVLESRINLENIESFKQADVYSMALVLWEMISRCNAIGEVKEYEPPFGNLREHPCVESMKDSVLRDKGRPEILDSWINHPGIQMVCASIDECWDHDPEARLTAQCVAERFDDIEYLNKLSDRSDSEEKIPDEILMVDEK
- the LOC116047287 gene encoding TGF-beta receptor type-2 isoform X2, whose amino-acid sequence is MKPRRLCKFCDVRATSCTGKGSCKVECDITSICPNDDDVCVSIWRKKDDNFTFDTVCHNRSQKLYGLSLEDYNNTKCEMKERKGMGSQFFICSCSEDECNEHIFFNSYMDSQVVAVILVSLVPLLVMAVVVITSFYCYRVYRQRQARSRRKRGLPLDFSDAHAIMIDNEGSDSSSTHANNLNHNTEPLPIELDVQVGKGRFAEVYKAKLKQGSSVSEEQGFETVAVKIFQYEEYASWKNEKEIFSDADLRHENVLHFLTAEDRKVQRQCWLITAYHPRGNLQEFLIHHIISWHDLWLLGGSLACGVAHLHSDHTPCGRYKVPIAHRDIKSSNILVKSDLTCCLCDFGLALRLDNALSVDELANSGQVGTARYMAPEVLESRINLENIESFKQADVYSMALVLWEMISRCNAIGEVKEYEPPFGNLREHPCVESMKDSVLRDKGRPEILDSWINHPGIQMVCASIDECWDHDPEARLTAQCVAERFDDIEYLNKLSDRSDSEEKIPDEILMVDEK